A stretch of the Geovibrio thiophilus genome encodes the following:
- a CDS encoding type I restriction-modification system subunit M, whose amino-acid sequence MAKQNGSATIGFEDKLWLAADKLRGNVDASEYKHVVLGLIFLKYISDSFQAKYDALLATKDTEYTDPEDRDEYTSDNIFWVPSEARWDSLVAKAKSPEIGKILDDAMIAIEKENKILKNILPKTYARPEIDKTRLGELLDIIGSIPLIDRTKTSKDLLGRVYEYFLGKFAAKEGRSGGEFYTPECVVKLLVEMIEPYKGRVYDPCCGSGGMFVQSEKFATEHGGKLRDISVYGQEYNATTWRLAKMNLAIRGIEANLGGEWADSFTNDLHKDLKADFILANPPFNTSDWGGNRLKNDLRWKYGTPPENNANYAWIQHFIHHLAPNGVAGFVLANGSMSSNTSGEGEIRKNIIEADLVDCMIALPGQLFYTTQIPVCLWFIARNKGRNGHRERKGETLFIDARKMGRLEDRVHRVLDDEDLRKIAGTYHLWRSKEKFEEYKDTAGFCKSVAIETIREHDYVLTPGRYVGAEEVEDDGEPFDEKMKRLSAELYKQMAEGERLDAVIKENLARLGYGEVKND is encoded by the coding sequence ATGGCAAAGCAGAACGGCAGTGCAACTATAGGTTTTGAAGACAAACTCTGGCTGGCGGCGGACAAGCTCCGTGGAAATGTGGATGCTTCAGAGTATAAGCATGTGGTCTTGGGACTTATATTTCTTAAATATATTTCAGACTCTTTTCAGGCAAAATATGACGCTCTCCTTGCGACTAAAGACACGGAATACACCGACCCGGAAGATCGTGATGAATATACCAGTGATAATATATTCTGGGTTCCTTCGGAGGCTCGCTGGGACAGCCTTGTTGCGAAGGCGAAGTCTCCTGAAATAGGTAAAATCCTTGATGATGCTATGATTGCCATTGAGAAAGAGAACAAAATCCTCAAAAACATTCTTCCGAAAACATATGCACGCCCGGAAATTGATAAAACCCGCCTCGGTGAATTGCTGGACATCATCGGCTCTATTCCTCTTATTGACAGAACCAAGACATCTAAAGACCTTTTAGGCAGAGTGTATGAATATTTCCTCGGCAAGTTTGCGGCAAAAGAGGGCAGATCCGGCGGTGAATTTTATACTCCTGAGTGCGTGGTTAAGCTTCTGGTTGAAATGATTGAGCCGTATAAGGGCAGAGTTTATGACCCGTGCTGCGGTTCAGGCGGTATGTTTGTTCAGTCTGAAAAGTTTGCCACTGAACATGGCGGAAAGCTGAGAGATATTTCTGTTTATGGGCAGGAATACAACGCTACCACATGGCGGCTGGCTAAGATGAACCTAGCCATAAGGGGCATAGAGGCTAATCTCGGCGGTGAGTGGGCAGATTCTTTCACAAATGATCTGCATAAGGATCTCAAGGCAGACTTCATCCTCGCTAACCCGCCTTTTAATACAAGCGATTGGGGCGGAAACAGACTGAAAAATGATTTGCGCTGGAAATATGGCACTCCGCCGGAGAACAACGCAAACTATGCATGGATACAGCATTTCATACACCACCTTGCACCTAACGGTGTGGCCGGCTTTGTCCTTGCTAACGGCTCAATGAGCAGCAACACAAGCGGCGAAGGCGAAATAAGAAAGAACATAATAGAGGCAGATCTTGTGGACTGTATGATTGCTTTACCCGGTCAGCTTTTTTATACAACACAGATTCCTGTCTGCCTGTGGTTTATAGCCCGCAATAAAGGCAGAAACGGGCACAGGGAGCGCAAAGGGGAGACGCTATTTATTGATGCCCGAAAAATGGGCAGGTTGGAAGACAGAGTCCACCGTGTGCTTGATGATGAAGATTTAAGGAAAATAGCAGGGACATATCATTTATGGCGAAGCAAAGAAAAGTTTGAAGAATATAAAGACACTGCAGGCTTCTGCAAATCCGTAGCGATAGAAACAATAAGAGAGCATGATTATGTCCTCACTCCCGGACGCTATGTCGGGGCGGAAGAGGTTGAGGATGACGGCGAACCTTTTGATGAGAAAATGAAACGCCTCTCTGCCGAGCTTTATAAGCAGATGGCAGAGGGAGAAAGACTGGATGCAGTGATTAAGGAAAATCTGGCGAGGCTGGGCTATGGGGAGGTTAAAAATGACTAA
- a CDS encoding ATP-binding protein, with amino-acid sequence MYQRTMEKVLKQVSKSFPVVLVTGPRQVGKTTLLEMCAAENMKYVSLDDLDVRSLAQNDPGLFIQTYTPSLIIDEIQYAPQLFSYIKIAVDREKQNGMFWLTGSQKFHLMKGITESLAGRVAVLDLLGLSNAEINHTAENSKPFLPDVVIEQANGISLTDAYRKIWFGSFPRVIDNPDVRDIFYRSYIQTYIQRDVKDILNITDEITFHKFLGAIAARTGQLLNYADVARDVAIDNKTVKAWLSVLEASGLVYLLYPYHTNVTKRIIKTPKIYFLDTGLCSYLTKWTTPEALEAGAMSGAIFETYVVAEILKSYWHTGQEANLYFYRDTDQKEVDLLIESNNTLYPIEIKKTATPSKTAVRSFDVLNKLNKQIGHGAVICLTEKNIPISGNVTAISVENI; translated from the coding sequence ATGTATCAACGTACAATGGAAAAGGTCTTAAAACAGGTCAGCAAGAGTTTCCCTGTGGTTTTGGTCACAGGACCAAGACAGGTAGGCAAAACGACTTTGCTCGAAATGTGTGCCGCTGAAAACATGAAATATGTATCTCTCGATGATCTCGATGTCCGAAGCCTTGCCCAGAACGACCCCGGACTTTTCATACAGACCTACACTCCGTCCCTTATAATTGATGAGATACAGTACGCTCCGCAACTTTTCAGTTATATAAAAATAGCAGTAGACAGGGAAAAGCAAAACGGTATGTTCTGGCTTACCGGTTCGCAGAAATTTCACCTGATGAAAGGCATCACAGAGAGTCTGGCAGGGCGTGTTGCTGTGCTTGATCTGCTTGGGCTTTCAAATGCTGAAATAAACCATACTGCTGAAAACTCTAAGCCTTTTCTGCCAGATGTGGTAATTGAGCAGGCAAATGGTATTTCTCTCACGGATGCTTACCGCAAGATATGGTTCGGCTCTTTCCCCCGTGTGATTGATAATCCTGACGTACGGGATATATTTTACCGCTCATATATCCAGACCTACATTCAGAGGGATGTTAAAGATATTCTGAATATAACTGATGAAATAACCTTCCATAAGTTTCTCGGTGCTATAGCCGCCAGAACAGGGCAGCTGCTGAACTATGCCGATGTTGCCAGAGATGTCGCCATAGACAATAAGACCGTAAAGGCGTGGCTTTCCGTGCTTGAGGCTTCGGGGCTGGTTTACCTGCTTTATCCGTATCATACCAATGTAACAAAACGAATTATCAAAACACCTAAAATCTATTTTCTGGATACAGGGCTTTGTTCCTATCTGACGAAATGGACAACGCCGGAAGCTCTGGAAGCCGGTGCCATGAGCGGGGCAATTTTTGAAACCTATGTCGTGGCAGAGATACTGAAAAGCTATTGGCATACCGGACAGGAAGCAAATCTTTACTTTTACAGGGATACCGATCAGAAAGAGGTGGATTTGCTGATTGAGTCCAACAATACTCTTTATCCAATAGAAATTAAAAAAACTGCCACACCATCGAAAACAGCAGTAAGAAGCTTTGATGTACTGAATAAATTAAATAAACAGATAGGTCACGGAGCTGTAATCTGTCTCACGGAAAAAAATATTCCTATCTCTGGCAATGTAACAGCAATATCGGTTGAAAATATTTAG
- a CDS encoding helix-turn-helix domain-containing protein, producing MSDKRVIFLQMVFQEDGKIISEDVTKEVLRMKQEANTKKLSNEIMSVEEVAELLKIKVRSVRNKMCNGEFLEGTHYKRLSRRHVVFYKKALLEMLGLP from the coding sequence ATGTCAGACAAAAGGGTCATTTTTCTGCAAATGGTTTTTCAGGAAGACGGGAAAATAATTTCTGAAGATGTTACAAAAGAAGTCCTCAGAATGAAACAAGAAGCCAATACAAAAAAATTATCCAATGAAATTATGTCTGTTGAAGAAGTTGCCGAACTACTCAAGATCAAAGTTCGCTCAGTACGTAATAAAATGTGTAATGGAGAATTCTTAGAAGGCACGCACTATAAGAGACTTTCAAGGCGCCATGTCGTATTTTATAAAAAAGCATTGCTGGAAATGCTCGGTCTGCCCTAA
- a CDS encoding Arm DNA-binding domain-containing protein — protein MRYYIKDNKLWVDFSYKGVRCRESLKIKPTKANQKYAERLLGEIENRILAKTFNYADYFPESKKCLLFGGKKNVTLSIGELFQQWLDNAEKRFKAQHISRSTLKNYYKETKAFVEYFDSSNIKNITKADIDDFIIDYSIGRKAKTVNNSILTLKQVFNYAVEKEYLEISPMLKIVLLKTEKPDIHPFSHEEMMAILNELKESRVYPIIATLFFTGMRIGEALSMKWENVDFHEWTYHVRESFSNNILTRTKTKESKRIIELTEPMQQILQGQKSKTFLHSEFIFLNSDGKPYTSSHSIIRYYWKPVLKKLGIEYRIPYQCRHTFAVLSLKLGDDPEDVAKQLGHTSLQMLFTRYARFIKNRAKRESKFAESVTISARNKKASG, from the coding sequence ATGAGATACTATATCAAAGATAATAAGCTGTGGGTTGATTTTTCATATAAAGGTGTCCGTTGCAGGGAATCTTTAAAAATCAAGCCTACCAAAGCAAATCAGAAATATGCAGAGAGGCTGCTCGGAGAAATTGAAAATCGTATACTGGCGAAGACATTTAATTATGCTGATTATTTTCCTGAAAGCAAAAAATGCTTATTATTCGGCGGCAAAAAGAATGTGACTCTTTCAATAGGTGAGTTGTTTCAGCAGTGGCTGGACAATGCGGAAAAGAGGTTCAAAGCTCAGCACATATCAAGAAGCACACTCAAAAATTATTATAAAGAAACTAAAGCATTCGTGGAATATTTTGACAGCAGCAATATTAAAAACATTACTAAAGCAGATATTGATGACTTCATCATCGACTATTCCATAGGGCGCAAAGCCAAGACTGTGAACAACAGCATCCTTACTCTGAAACAAGTCTTTAATTATGCAGTTGAAAAGGAATACCTTGAAATCAGTCCGATGCTGAAAATAGTACTGCTGAAAACAGAAAAACCGGATATACATCCGTTCAGCCATGAAGAAATGATGGCAATATTAAATGAGCTTAAAGAAAGCAGAGTATATCCAATAATCGCCACTTTATTTTTTACCGGAATGAGGATAGGAGAAGCCCTCTCTATGAAATGGGAAAACGTTGATTTCCATGAATGGACATACCATGTCAGAGAGTCCTTCTCCAACAATATACTCACCAGAACAAAAACAAAGGAATCAAAAAGAATTATTGAACTGACAGAGCCAATGCAGCAGATTTTGCAAGGACAAAAATCAAAGACCTTTCTGCATTCCGAGTTTATATTTCTTAACAGCGATGGAAAGCCTTACACATCTTCCCACAGTATAATCAGGTACTACTGGAAACCGGTATTGAAAAAGCTTGGAATTGAATACCGTATTCCGTATCAATGCAGACATACATTTGCAGTGCTTTCCCTGAAACTAGGTGATGACCCTGAGGATGTGGCAAAACAGCTCGGACACACATCACTCCAAATGCTTTTTACAAGATATGCAAGATTCATAAAAAACAGGGCAAAGAGAGAATCAAAGTTCGCAGAATCTGTCACGATTTCGGCACGGAATAAAAAAGCCAGCGGTTAA
- a CDS encoding DUF1015 domain-containing protein: MAIVKPFMGVRYNLEKVLLKQVIAPPYDVISDEMKETLKGRCAANVVRLDLPDGDGDAKYQNAAQLYENWKKDGTLLRDKEQGYYLYEQIYSFGGKEYVRTGFIGLLKLEELGKGSVFPHEKTLSGPKKDRFELMKACQTNFSQIFGLYMDKENKLSSAFTNAKKNMPVASAVDDESVKNTIWQITDTKVIEEIESFMKDKAIYIADGHHRYETALDYKKLKREHNGDLEGNVKPYDFVMMMFVNFYDEGLKIFPTHRVVEVPKDFILESFLAKVEKNYEIQELASYEAADKFLNTKGTARNFAVFTGEKFIGLTLRDEVLETLHPIYRKVDTYLVQETLIKPGTGISDEQILRKEGIYFLQTMEQIKALMAKKPALAFMMKGVDIEIVREISESGLVMPQKSTYFYPKLQTGLVINDL, encoded by the coding sequence GTGGCTATTGTAAAACCTTTCATGGGTGTGCGTTATAATCTGGAGAAGGTGCTTCTCAAGCAGGTTATCGCCCCTCCGTACGATGTAATATCGGATGAAATGAAAGAGACGCTGAAAGGCAGATGCGCCGCTAACGTTGTAAGGCTTGACCTTCCGGACGGCGATGGTGACGCAAAGTATCAGAATGCTGCGCAGCTTTACGAAAACTGGAAGAAGGACGGCACACTCCTTCGTGATAAGGAGCAGGGCTATTATCTCTATGAGCAGATATACAGCTTCGGCGGTAAGGAGTATGTGAGAACAGGCTTCATCGGTCTGCTTAAGCTTGAGGAACTGGGCAAGGGCTCTGTTTTTCCCCACGAGAAAACACTCTCCGGTCCCAAGAAAGACCGATTTGAGCTTATGAAGGCATGTCAGACCAACTTCAGCCAGATCTTCGGTCTGTACATGGACAAGGAAAATAAGCTCTCATCAGCTTTTACCAACGCAAAGAAAAACATGCCTGTCGCTTCCGCAGTGGATGATGAAAGTGTTAAAAACACCATCTGGCAGATAACCGACACGAAGGTTATCGAAGAAATAGAAAGCTTTATGAAGGACAAGGCTATCTACATCGCTGACGGTCATCACAGATACGAAACCGCTCTGGATTATAAAAAACTCAAAAGAGAGCATAACGGCGATCTTGAAGGGAATGTTAAGCCTTACGATTTCGTTATGATGATGTTCGTAAATTTCTATGACGAAGGGCTTAAAATTTTCCCCACACACAGGGTTGTGGAAGTTCCCAAGGATTTCATTCTTGAAAGTTTCCTTGCAAAGGTTGAGAAAAACTACGAAATTCAGGAACTTGCTTCTTACGAGGCGGCAGATAAATTTCTCAATACAAAGGGAACTGCCAGAAACTTCGCAGTATTCACAGGGGAAAAGTTCATAGGACTCACCCTGCGTGATGAAGTGCTTGAGACTCTTCACCCGATATACAGAAAGGTTGACACCTACCTTGTGCAGGAGACTCTCATCAAACCCGGAACAGGCATTTCCGATGAACAGATACTCCGCAAGGAAGGCATATACTTCCTTCAGACTATGGAGCAGATAAAGGCGCTCATGGCGAAGAAGCCCGCGCTTGCCTTCATGATGAAGGGTGTGGATATTGAAATAGTAAGGGAGATTTCCGAAAGCGGGCTTGTTATGCCGCAGAAATCCACTTACTTCTACCCGAAACTTCAGACAGGGCTGGTAATTAACGATCTTTAG
- the tyrS gene encoding tyrosine--tRNA ligase — MELIRRGTEEIISEEELSKKLEESLKTGVPLRIKAGFDPTAPDLHLGHTVLIQKLKHFQELGHQVIFLIGDFTGMIGDPSGKSETRKALTKDAVLKNAETYKEQVFKILDPSKTEVAFNSTWMEAMSAVGMIKLASSYTVARMLERDDFSKRYKDNKPISIHEFLYPLVQGYDSVALKSDVELGGTDQKFNLLVGRELQKDHGQRPQNAITVPILEGLDGVNKMSKSLNNYVGISEQPSEMFGKLMSITDELMMRYYLLLSDLSIAEIEQMKKDISSGALHPMEAKKRLAEEIVARYWGEQAGADARENFEKIFSNKENPDDMPEFKSGGKTLLDIIRELDFAPSNGEAKRTAKQGGVYLDNERIENLDITPSAGEHILKVGKRKFARIIAG, encoded by the coding sequence ATGGAGCTTATCAGAAGGGGAACGGAGGAGATCATCTCCGAAGAGGAACTCAGCAAAAAGCTCGAAGAATCACTCAAAACCGGAGTCCCTCTGAGGATCAAAGCGGGGTTCGACCCCACGGCGCCGGATCTTCACCTCGGACACACGGTTCTTATCCAGAAACTCAAGCATTTTCAGGAACTGGGACATCAGGTAATCTTCCTCATCGGCGACTTCACAGGGATGATAGGCGATCCTTCCGGCAAGTCCGAGACTAGGAAAGCCCTTACCAAGGACGCAGTATTAAAAAACGCCGAAACCTATAAAGAGCAAGTGTTTAAGATACTCGATCCATCAAAGACAGAGGTTGCCTTCAACAGCACATGGATGGAAGCGATGAGCGCAGTTGGAATGATTAAACTCGCATCCTCCTACACGGTTGCCAGAATGCTTGAAAGAGATGATTTCTCCAAAAGATATAAAGACAACAAACCTATCAGCATACATGAATTTCTCTACCCCCTTGTTCAGGGGTATGACTCCGTAGCGCTTAAATCGGACGTTGAACTCGGCGGAACCGATCAGAAGTTCAACCTCCTTGTGGGGAGGGAACTTCAGAAGGATCACGGGCAGAGACCTCAGAACGCGATCACGGTTCCCATACTCGAAGGGCTTGACGGCGTTAATAAAATGTCCAAATCCCTCAATAACTATGTGGGCATCAGTGAACAGCCTTCGGAGATGTTCGGCAAGCTTATGTCGATCACCGATGAGCTTATGATGCGTTACTACCTGCTCCTCTCAGACCTCAGCATAGCCGAGATAGAGCAGATGAAGAAGGATATATCCTCAGGCGCTCTTCACCCTATGGAGGCGAAAAAACGCCTTGCGGAGGAGATTGTTGCCAGATACTGGGGAGAACAAGCCGGAGCTGACGCGCGGGAAAATTTTGAAAAGATATTTTCAAACAAGGAAAATCCGGATGATATGCCTGAATTTAAATCAGGCGGCAAAACCCTGCTTGACATAATAAGGGAGCTGGACTTCGCTCCCAGCAACGGCGAAGCGAAAAGAACCGCCAAGCAGGGCGGGGTGTACCTCGACAATGAACGTATCGAAAATCTTGACATAACCCCTTCTGCGGGGGAACACATACTTAAAGTCGGCAAAAGAAAATTTGCCAGAATCATAGCAGGCTAG